The stretch of DNA CATTTATAtagacagtggtacctcgagatacgagcttaatgcgttccgggactgagctcctatgtcgatttactcgtaactcaaatgaacttttcccatagaaatgaactcaaaacaaatgaatccattccaaccctctgaaaaaaacaccaaaaacaggatattggattggaaaaacatttttatttgttctattttgccatctattaataaagtaacaaataactagtagtttaatactactgaaatgtgtttaatattattaaaattagacggagagagacagacagagaggagggggggggactttttgcacggcaacacgctcgtaacataacataaacaaattgaaatgaacttggatgacgatgcagacacactcaaaaataagtttgatctaaccttacactaaacataattctaattttgttttaaattttgatacctttcttctcccgggttggctctattggccccgcctccaccctgactttcagatgcaacctatcgagggttgtttgcttttgtattcccttcaaaataatcccaaaatgatgcacacaaacgttctcacaataggataacgcacgaccacttgccaacgagaagtagtatatactctcctaactctcgtattagcgatagctccgccattctcattgactaacgggggaaaaacactgaaaaaatgcaatgctccgcccagtgctcgtagagacatttgacgagggagttgcgaccagagagacattacacgagggagttgcggggagagagacagtggccatgatgttcttttgagcagccactcgcgtccgctgtctgctcgtataacaaaattagtctcgtatctcaagataaatatttgctcaaaattttactcgtatctcaaattgctcgtatgtcggggcactggtatgtcgaggtacgactgtatatatttttttaaggaaatgaCAATTTAGAATACAATTGCGAATGTGGCTATTtggatgtaccgtattttctggactataagtcgcaccagccaaagaatacacaataaagAGGAAACAAATATATAACTCGCACATTCTTGggaggggaattttttttattagaaaccaggaacaaaaatatgttaaagTTACAACAGTAAAAtgaagaacaacaggctaaataggcatctgtttgTCTAACAGTTTTTCCAGTtgactatagcctaaaaaacacaacatcaatagagaaaaaaaaacatcaattgcacttgagtattagtcgcaggcccagccaaattatgggaaaaaaatgtgacttatagtctggaaaatacagtatttgatcTCAACCCCAAGCTTAGTATTGTGGTTGTTTTTCCTTTAGGTGCCTGCAAACACAGATAGCGTGATGTGTTTTGGGCCCCTGGTCCCTGACGGTTACGCCATTTGTTACAACCCTCAGTCTGACCACGTCCACTTTTCTATAACTGCTTTCAACTGCTGCGAGGAAACCAATGCAGAAACTCTTGGTGTCGCTGTAAGGGAAACCCTTTGCCAACTGTACGAGCTACTGGAACCTACTGTGTAGACCTGCAAAAAAACGGGAGTGTTCTAATTTCCACTCTTATTCTTAAGCAACACAAATTCAAGAATGTCACTGTTTATGAAGGTTTAGTTCTTGTGTTCAATGTTTTTCATTCGCAGTAGCATCACATACACTTCTGTATGAATCTCAGACAAAGTATTTGTATCTACCGTATGTTTAACTGTTGTCATCATCATCCACATTTATAGGTCACTTGTTTGTGAAGGACCAAAATATGGCGGAGGAAACATTTGATGGTGACTAATAGTGTTGTTGCTTGAATAGCATATTTGACACAATCTGTTTGGCATGCTTACGCACAACCTAGGTTAATAAAGCTAATTTTTTTTGCCTACTAACAAGACTGTCTTTGTTCTGACATCATCTTTAAGGTCCTCCAGccagggttggattgatacgttgaaggcgctacgagaaaatgcacggaccgccactgattgtaggttggttggacaatctaaattgctgcccctatgtatgagtgtgggaATGagcatgaataaatgaatgaatgaacaaaacaagttctggaaccagttaatttcgtaaatagaggtagtACCACTGTACAAGTTGTTCCCGAGTCAGATTTCAACCTGTTTCCTCAAAAATCTTCCTCAGTAACAaagtaaaaatctaaatacataAGCAAAATAATGATGTTGACCTTCTAAAAATACCTGTTCAGGTACAGGGTTTAAATTATCAGTTTTATTTTGATATCTGCCAAATTGTATGGCAAGGttgaaacaggaagtgacgtgTTCGGTGTACTATTACATTCACATTTAGACCGGAACAAGTACACAACACTCACTCCACGGTCGTTTAGTGCACTAGTGCAGTAACCTGCCGGTGTTTACTACTgagttttttaatatttatagtatattaaaaaaagaaatctgcttacattttttttagaatataaATTTGAACACGAGTTCCTTGAAAACCCCATCctctttcaaatttaaaaagcgCAGAACGGAATGGAacaaaatgtaactttttcttttaaattcacaGATAATAGATGAATGGGTGTTTAGCCCTTCTATTTTTCGTAAAGCACCTTTTTATCCcgaatatttattaaaatgaagGTGTTTGCGACTGACTCGATTCACCGGAGACGGGAAAGGAGAAGCGGGACAACCAGCCTCTTGTGGCCGCTGCTCGGTGCGTGTTTGTGGGCTGCAGCGGTCGCCTACAAGCCGGTGGTTATCGTGCACGGCTTGTTCGACAGCTCGAGAGATTTTAAGACTCTTCAGCGCTTTATCAATGAGGTATGTGCTTAAATTGGATAAACTGATGTTTGGTTTAATCTGGCCGACAATGTTTATATATCTGCAGTACGTACAACGTGTGATTTCCCTGTACTATATGTAAACATAGGCAGGCCTTGCATATGTAGTTCAATGATTCCTGAAACTTGAATGCATGTCAAAATTCCGACCCCTTTCATTTGATCTCGTTGCTTGAGaagaaatctcatctcatctcattttctgaaccgcttcatcctcattagggtcgcagggggtgctggagcctatcccaggtgactcggggcacaaggagacgggcaaccattcacgctcacactcatagctagggtcaatttagagtgtccaatcagcctaccatgcatgtttttccaatgtgggaggaaaccggagtacccggaggaaacccacacaggcccggggagaacatgcaaattccacacaggtggaacgacctggTCTTGAACCCAAGACGCTAGCGCcgtgaggccgacccgctaaccactcgccacaCTGGGCCGCCATTTGATAAgaaataaatgtgtatatattagCTCGCTATATATTTCAAGATATTATTtcttgatatacatctataggtAGACACTGATGGTGGGGAATTTATGTAACAacattagggatgtcccgatactGACATTTTGACTTCTGATCCAAtccgatttttctcaagatatgttttgccaATATTGATCAGGTGACTAATGACGCCcatattttatttatgacaTGATGATCTGTTACTATCATTATTTCCCAAAGATAAATAGCCCCACTCAGCTCACATGTTTGCgtagtggtttgatttacagaAGCCAAAAATCAAGATGgtactaaaacacacacacacacacacacacacacacacgtctacTGGATCGATTCCAATCTTGTAACTTGTGATAATTTAGTGTTAACTGCAAATTACTTTCAACCATATTTTTACTGAAGTACAGAAACCTTTAGAAATGTTTATAGGAAATGAATCAAATGTTTATAGGAAGTGAATCAAATGTTTATAGGAAGTGAATCAAatgtttagatcaggggtcgggaacctttttgacagagagagccataaacaattaatattttctaatgttatttcttgagagccattctcggaactgaaaagtaaaaatatatgaatgtgtaatttttatttttttggtcatttcatcacttttttttggtcatttcttttgacaacattgttatgtggtggcttacaaaatcagtatcaatgatatcatgcatgcagaagagtaataaaaaacaaaattatgattaaaatatggctctctcaccaatgatttcaatattttacctcacaggttagtggagagccatatgtacccatggaaagtgccacatatggctcccgagccataggttccctacccctggtttagatgaCCATAAAACAGACATTTACAGGAAGCCAAGGCTTTTGTTGCTCCCATTTCCATGCAAACGTTCTTCCAATGACTCATTTTTCAACACTTTCTCTCTTTTTACAGTCTCATCCCGGAACAAATGTGACCGTAATTGACTTGTTCGACCGAAGTTCCAGCTTACAGCCCATGTGGAAGCAGGTGGAAGGTTTCAAGGCAGTCATTTATCCTATCATGCAAAACTCAGAAGAGGGAGTTCATTTTATTTGCTACTCTcaaggtgtgtttgtgtggtcaGCGGGTGCACGTGCTTAAGTCACACACTCGCAGTTTATCTTAGATAATGAGAGCAGCCGTGGCATGTTCTGTTGCTTACATTATTTCAAACGCTGACCTTTGAATGAcacattgttcttttttattgtaatattttgataACAATTTGTCTTTAAATTCTAGATATAACCTTATCACTTTTTCTTGATATGAGAACTAATCTTTTTCTCTTGACTGATGCTGCATTATGTAAAACCAATGTTTATATgtgtatttttcccctttttctgTCATTCAACCTTATTTAAAGTACAGTCGTGCCCCTACATGctaaatttattgtttttttggaacttttttcgtaacttgaaattttggtaagcagagcagtactttatatgtaaattctctcattcgtttcacagtcctcacacaactgccaactaaagcccttaaaattggtcaaagtgtcccaatatTGTATGAactatgtgagaaacacaaaaatgaaaaacaattataagaaaatgttttaatattgtcTTCAAATGAATAGAATGGCCCAAAATccctgtgaaaatgtgccctgtgctgctgaaatagttccctttgcggccattttattgggagacgtaatacacgtgtttgtccgccagatggcggcaagagcccctTCAGGttcgaaagccgtccactttgtactacattttagacttttacctgtgccctatgtgtgtgcgtgACCGGACACTGTTTTACTGGGATAAACCTAAGCTTGAAGAGCTAAGAGTTATATTATAAAACACAGTAAATCATATACAGTGATACTTTTATCTTGTGTTCCATCTTAAGGCACCTAcagtatattttttatgttcttTTAGGTGGACTAGTTTGCAGAGGAATTTTGTCCACGTTGCCAGATCATAACGTGCACACTTTCATCTCGCTGTCGTCGCCTCAAGCCGGACAATATGGCGGTGAGTTCCTTCTCGAAGGTTTCTGAGTAAGTGATGGATTAatcattaatacaatttaatcattattagtcgtatttaattaaacaggaagacatctttgacatacactgattacaacttgcaagtgaaaatcactcataacgcggcttcgttcaagaggattctgacgagcggcatactcttctctccatttagtcgcgacatactgaaaacatttaatgtaatcggattcaaaacaattgaataAGCTAACACCATTAAGGTTAAAAAACAACTGCGAAACtgaaacaactgtgtaagaatttgcagaagtaagcatacaatgtgacccgagcAGATGGGAAACCAAAGCAACTATGTAAGAAATtgcagaataagcataatactttctttataaggtaaacaaagcagccgtatttttaaacaataatgcgattatcgccatctgccagagtccaaACAAGGTacgagtcccttgtagatcagcATCCTTGGCTTGGAACAAGgggtttgttgccgtcaatacagacgctcccctacttacgaacgagttaggttccgagcgattgttcataagttgaatttgtttgtaagttcctcagtgctatattttgtattataatttatttttaaggcctatataagtatattgaagcctatacaagtatattgaaggtttatataagtgcatttgtatgtttaggcttgtataagtaacacgcattggtttgtactgaaaaaaaacatttaataaaatggagagaatacgtacagtactgtatacatacattagagagagagagatttactagaaactggctgaaagaagctatctaatgacaattgcagttttctttttttcatcataaatgatgcggtagcactgtatggcatcattcaattgatttgcaaactttgtgcaacgttcaatatttgggtcctgctgcacGATCTTTcagtttataaatggtactgacggtcgaacgattcaagttgtattcccgtgcaacgcgcatcaagcttcgttattattgccactttggtttcaaatgaaatggcttgcctcttccttgcacctccctcaatagaagcctttcgcttttcaccaaccatattgaataatggatgcacgagatatttaatgataaaaatgaaaaaggttctttgcgcactggagatatgttcacgcacttccgcactgcaacgaagttggggagcgtctgtagtgctaaaaacaattaactggcttGGAAAGCACTTTCCACCGAATAACTCAtcgatttgtttttgtttttttttgttccctagACACCGACTACTTGAAGTACCTGTTTCCTCAGTTTGTCAAGTCCAACCTGTACCATCTGTGCTATACATGCATGGGCCAGAGGATATCTATCTGCAACTACTGGAATGGTGTGAACCTGACAAtagctttgttatttttttcttttcagtatTTCATGCGAaattagaaagaaagaaaaatccccTCTCTCCATCTTCTTGTTCAGACCCTCACCACAGAGACATGTACGCGAACAACAGCGATTATCTGGCACTGCTCAACAGAGACAGACCCAATCCAAATTCAACAGGTTAGCAAATTCCTCCTCTTCGAACTCATTCTTAAGTTCAATGTACATTGACATCATGTGGTCTGCATGGGATTTTGACCATGTGATGCATTGATCAGGAAGTACAAACCAACATCAGAAAGAACAACATacactgtgaaaaaaaaacaagccaaaaaATTACAGTACAATAATGAGAGCCGTGGTTAACAGAATGTTAGTGAcaaaataacattgaaaaagacgaaaaatgcacaataatttatgtgcttcatttttttgggactgAAAATTATGGTAGAATAATTTGCAATTATTGTAGTATTTCACACCAGCATCAAGGCAGTCGAGCATACTGACTACCgagctattgttttttttcccgttagtcagtgcgaatggcgtatatactacttctcgttggcaagtggtcgtgcgttatcctattgtgaggacatttgtgtgcatcatttttggaatattttgaagggaatacaaaagcaaacaaccctcgataggttgcatctgaaagtcagggtggaggcggggccaatagagccaacctgggagaagaagggtatcaaaattagaattaagtttagtgtaaggttagattaaagttgtttttgagtgtgtctgcatcgtcatccaagttcatgtaaatttgtttatgttatgttacaagcgcgttgccgtgcaaaaagcccccccctcctttgtccgtgaaatccgtctaattttagtactattaaacacattttggtactattaaaccactagttatttattactttgttaatagatggcgaattagaacaaatgaaaatgtttttccaatctaatatcctgtttttggtttttatcagagggttggaacaaattaatttgtttttagttcattcctatgggaaatgttcatttgggttacgagtaaatcgacacacgagctcagtcctggaaggAGTTAAGCTCGTAACTCGAGGCACTAACTTattctgattttcttttttccttcttggTAATTTTGTtgttgagcaaaaaagtttggaaACATTGTCTCCTCTCCATATTCCATCACAAGGTGCAAACTATTGTATGCATGAAAATGATGAACATgttctttctttattttcagAGTGGAAGAAAAACTTTTTGAGAATCAATAAGCTAGTGCTTATTGGAGGACCGGATGATGGAGTCATCACTCCCTGGCAGTCGAGGTTTGACTACACACTTCTGCTTTTATGATTCTCTTCCCCTCATAAACACATCACTCTGGGATTTTTCACTTCATGCTGAAGAACAGGTGATACTCATGTGAGGCTCACACACAATCTTTGTTCCGTTTTTACATTTTAGTCAGTTTGGATTCTTCGACAACAACGAGACCGTTGTTGAGATGCAGCACCAAGATGTGAGTAAAATCACACTTGAGACACATTCATCTACTGTTTTTCTACTCATGATGTTGACGTTTTAAATGTGACTTGAGGAGCCATTACAAGATGAGACGTCTGATAAAATGTGaatataaacaaaatataatgatGAGCAAATCTGTttccaagtacagtggtacctcgtgatacaacgtgctcgtgttacgacatgctcgtggtatgacggcaatttcgatcgaataattcgctcgcgatacgattaaaatttcgagatgcgaccaagccaggtggtcatgacacgagaggctgtttatcattatagcgcactgtcttttttgccgcatctctttcgtgtataactactatatgtACGAGGaccgaacgatttattcagacgagtttcgaccaggaaacgcacaacgcgcatgggcgggcaaaaagagggctttctgggtaatgaagtatactggtgcacacaacacccattggcaatggcaccctttctcagaataaaacttcattacccacaatacgtgggtaagctcatctattgcatttcctgttattctttctaaggaaagaagctcccgcgatcactCATTTAAGCCTATTTAtctggtcgtgcgttatcctattgtgagaacatttgtgtgcatcattttgggaatattttgaagggaatagtacaacagcaaacagtccatcgatagcgaacgtgagggtggaggcgtggcaaatcgctaacccggaaaacgaaggtaacaaaagattaagacaaaactagaattcagtcttgtgtaaagttacattaaacgtatgtttgagtgtgtctatatatttatccaagttaatttaaatttgtttgttcgttgtggataaagtccccccgaacagtcCCCCCTCTCCGCCACTATTgactctcccctccgcgaaatgcgtctaattttacatctgttaaacacattttattactattaaaccactcgttatttattcctttgtcaatatatggcgaattagaagaaataaaacatttttttcccaatccaatatcctgttttttcagagggttggaacgaattcatttgttttcaattcatttcaatgggaaacgttcgctggagttacgaaaagctcgacataccatctcagtctcggaacggatgacgatcgtatgtcgaggtaccactgtatattcaaTTGAATACACGTTCAAAACGACaaacttgatttatttttgttgcaaTCTCAATTGCATACTCATTTGGATGTCTTAATTTTATTAGATTTTGCAATGGAGGATGCAGAGACAGACAATAATAGTCTATATCTATATTTGTCTCCAGGTGTACTTGCAGGATGTCTTTGGGCTGAAGACCCTGGCAGCTCGAGGCGATCTCATCTTGTGTTCCATTCCTGACGTCCAACACGTCCGGTGGCACTCCAATGAGACTGTATTCCACACCTGCATGGAAAAGTGGCTGGTTTAGAACCAAAAACAATACCTCATCAACATCTTTTTCAAGATTTGGTTCGTAAAGGGTTACATGAATAGTCTGTTTACAATGGATTTCCAGTTCTATGATAAGTAATGCAAGTTTGTACCCACTAAAGTCCATCACTTAGCTATTCTAAAGCGGTAATCATAAGTTCAGTCAATATTTATAAAGTTGCACAGTTTTAGCTCTTATGAGAATCTAAACTGTGTCGGagttattttgtaaaaaataccgtattttctcgcatataagccgtatttgtaactaaaaataataattgcatCGATGGTATAGCTTATATATGCACAAGACTTGATATACTCTTTTTTTACCAGTGGATattggcaaagtaacatttactatttgttggttattttctgttttgcagtaagaaaacaaccactaCTGGAtcaattaattccttatgatattgaccctaataatatgttttttcttaagattttcccttcaaagtaacacatttgtactccctattaaaaccataaatatggaggtgaaaattttgaatcagggggtggcttatatgcgagaaactgtaaaattcaacaattttaaggcaactttaagggtgcggcttatatgcgagtaaatgcggtaCAGCTATATCGTTAGATTTGTATAGGTTCATTGCAATTTAGACATTGAAGGCACAATCAATAATTGACATCAACTACAAGCGTACCCTTGAATGTAGAGCCTTACCAGAATCTAAACTCACTTTTATTGATGAGCAGCAACTCCATTAAGAATATTTCAATCAACGCATTCACTATAAAGACATAATTTCTACGTCTGTAGCTGTTTTGGGTTACACGGAAAGCGATAGAACACAACAGTGCCTGAGCGACGTTCTGCCGTCTTTTGTCACCCGCCTTATTCCTATTTAATGCagtctttttttaagtatgttctCGAATATTTGCATGTGATTAAGAGTAGAAACATAATAGTTTCCTAGCTGAAGGTTAGATAGTCCAAATTGTTTTcagaagaaacaaaaaacacaaaaaagtcatATAAACATGACAAATATAGTTTTAGAAAACACATTGGTATTTTTATAGAGATTTTGACAGAACGCTAAAATAACCTAGTCATGTTAATAGGCTAACAATACCAATATTTGTTGAAAAGAACAGTTCTTTATTAGAGGACGCCTTAAATGTATTTGTTAAATTTGTTTACCGTAAGTGCTATTATAAATTGCCAGTTGTAATATTGCTAAAAGAATGAATAGATTGAGAATTTTGTAGAATGGTCAAAGATTGCAGtattatttcaacattgcaatgCACGTCTCTTCCTTGTTGACATCAATGTCATTTTTACCATGCCTTTAGACTTTAGTCATTTGATTTATCTTTGATTGTATGCCCACCTTGATAAGAACTTGATTCTCATAATTATATTCAAGTATTTAAGATAATCTTTGATGGATCTGAAGGGACTTCACTTCTTCAATGGAGTTATTGCTGTATGATGAACTTAAACCTGATTAAGAAAGGTTTTATCTAATAAGGGAAAATAAGATGACCTCTTTCTCTAATTGTATGTTATATTGTTgggatattttgcattattataTCATGTATActgtatgcttgttatttacCAATGATGAAGGGATTGCATTTTTCATGTTCATTGATACCCTCTGTGAAATGTtaacttgtatttttaaaaaccgTAAACCGATATAGTATCTATTTTGACTCTCCTAAAATTTATAGTGTTGAATGTATTTGAGGTGTAAAGTATCCTTCCTCAATAAAACCTTTTGAACATGTGCTTTGAGTGATGCTactacataaaaaatatattttaaatattattttccccAGATTTTCCATGCCGGCaatcaaattaatttaattcaaattgtattttatacacGTTTTCAATGGTATCTAGAAAGTATAATACGTAGATGAATCTTGCATTTTTTATGTTGTCCCACCCATTCGACGAACACAGAATTTGAAAACTATAACTCCCATCATGCACCGTGTACCGGAAATGCGCGTCAATTCGACCGGATATGGGCGAGTAACGCCGCTTGAAGGCCCTTTTCCGTCTCTGAGAAGTGTGCTGCAGGCCGTCAGACACCAGTGAGTAAAATGTGCCTTTTAAGTCGCGCTTTTCGGCACGGAAAACACATATTGTGTTATTAATCCAAACAGCAACGACTCATGTTGCTCTCAAATTTTGATACAAGTGCCATAATTACGCGAAATGTCTTATTTTACCCACAAACCTTTCGCGTTCTTCCTAACAATGCTAAGTGTTAGCTCGTGGCTACATTGTAGCCCATGTGGAAACGAACCAGCGAGGGAGTAACTTCGCCCAGCTCTACGTCCTCTATTCCTATTAGAGTCTTATTGTGTATTTACAATTCTCACTTgatatattttaaagaaaacagcTAGTTTTGGCGTGATGTGACGTCCGTTAAGGCCATCGTGTTCGAGTTCGGTGGATAATCGGCGGGTGCGCGTCAACCAAGGCCCATTTTGGACGACAATTGTGCATTACAGTGAAAATAATTCACCTTGTGAATATGCGAACGGTTCAAatcttagggaaaaaagcctgtACTTAAATCTAGGCTAGCCTAGAATTAATTTGAATGTTGCTACGTATACTTTTTGATAAAATTACTGACTCTTTGTAATGTGAAGGTAATTACAATCACTAACCTGCGTGCAAGTTTCAAACAAATATGAACGTGTGATACAGGTTTTGTCTCATGCATGATAAATGATAGCGTTACTAAGTCTGTATACCAAACTATTTTTAATGTTGgcttatataaaaataaacaaaatatgattttctt from Stigmatopora argus isolate UIUO_Sarg chromosome 21, RoL_Sarg_1.0, whole genome shotgun sequence encodes:
- the ppt2b gene encoding lysosomal thioesterase PPT2 isoform X1, with amino-acid sequence MHGPPLIVFATDSIHRRRERRSGTTSLLWPLLGACLWAAAVAYKPVVIVHGLFDSSRDFKTLQRFINESHPGTNVTVIDLFDRSSSLQPMWKQVEGFKAVIYPIMQNSEEGVHFICYSQGGLVCRGILSTLPDHNVHTFISLSSPQAGQYGDTDYLKYLFPQFVKSNLYHLCYTCMGQRISICNYWNDPHHRDMYANNSDYLALLNRDRPNPNSTEWKKNFLRINKLVLIGGPDDGVITPWQSSQFGFFDNNETVVEMQHQDVYLQDVFGLKTLAARGDLILCSIPDVQHVRWHSNETVFHTCMEKWLV
- the ppt2b gene encoding lysosomal thioesterase PPT2 isoform X2; protein product: MEQNVFATDSIHRRRERRSGTTSLLWPLLGACLWAAAVAYKPVVIVHGLFDSSRDFKTLQRFINESHPGTNVTVIDLFDRSSSLQPMWKQVEGFKAVIYPIMQNSEEGVHFICYSQGGLVCRGILSTLPDHNVHTFISLSSPQAGQYGDTDYLKYLFPQFVKSNLYHLCYTCMGQRISICNYWNDPHHRDMYANNSDYLALLNRDRPNPNSTEWKKNFLRINKLVLIGGPDDGVITPWQSSQFGFFDNNETVVEMQHQDVYLQDVFGLKTLAARGDLILCSIPDVQHVRWHSNETVFHTCMEKWLV